CTGTCGATATCCGCTGTGAATATCTTCTGTAGAAGCCAAGTGCTAAGCCCAGCATCGAAgcaccccaccacccccttTATTCATGGAAGCCAGTCCCCCTCACGACGCCCCCCTGGCCCTGCCTCCTGGAGGCGTCCCCTGGCGCTGCCGATGGTTTTGCCCCTGATAGCAGGTCCTGGCTGGCAGAGGGCGGCCCATCCTAGTAAGGGGCCCGTGCTCTAAGAAGGAGGAGACTTGGGAGCGTGCTGTTTAGGACCCAAGCTTGCGGCCGGCAGACCCTTGCCCCATGCTTGCCGTAACTACCGGATTGGGCCATGATTAACGGATTATTTATCCCGTCCCCTATACCCAATTAGTCAAAACAAGTAATTATACCTGTATCAGAaatttccaaaaaaaagcaataGTGACGcgataaaaatattagtGCGGTCAGACACGTTGCTTTTTTGTGTATAATCACTCCTTATTTTGGCACTTGGGCCTATCTTCGACGCTATTCTATAGTATTTGgtaaaattttttttacttttattttctttttttatccAGCCAGTGGTTTGCTTAGCCCCCCTCTCTCACCCAATCTATTGCTTACTCACTTGTACGACGCGGCAGCAGTTGCCTTATAAAAAGCCACCCTAGTCCCCTTCTTAggaaacttttttttctctttttttttcttcatcgaATCTTTTTCTGATCTCATCACACcactagtactactacttTTACTACTACTTTTTTACACATCATCAAAAATGCAATTCAAGACTCTTGCCATTGTCGCCGCTGTCGCTGCCACCGTCTCTGCTGCTAACAGCACTGTCGCCTCTAACGGTACCGCTGCTGGTAACGGTACCGCCTCTAACGGTACTTCCTCTGGTTCTCCCTCTGGCGGTGAGACCGGTGCCGCTGTCAACACCTTCGTCAACGCTGGTGTTCTcggtgctgttgttgccGGTGGTATGGCTCTTGTCCTCTAAATGCAATAATCATCACGAATAAAAAACACTgattttttgcattttgtTTTAGGATTCTacaatttttgtttttatgTTTTTCtaccttcttctttcaaaaattaatttgCCATGCCCCCCTCAATATTTAAGAGTGATTTGATTGTATAGTGGCTTTCTTCGCTTTCCGCTATCAACTACACTTGTTTACGCCGACCCACTTTGAttcctttttttcttacaaatttctttctgttctttGGACTAATTTGGTTGCCTCTACCGCGTGATAGATTTAAGCGGTAGCCGGTGGAAAAGGGAGGAATTGTGTATTTTTTAGgattataataataaatcaataatttttacttttgtgccctgctgcctccggcggctggggctgcgccccagaccccctggctcctctcgcttcgctcgagtcgttttcgttgGGGTCCCCGAGGGAaaaaaatctcctgcgaagcaggagcaaccagggtctggggcggagccccagccgccggaggcagcgagggAATGGCGTGTTTTTTTCGGGGGTGTTAGCGGGTATTTTCTTTTGCCCCGATTCATGGGTCTTTTAGATTTAGCGAGTTCGGGTTGCGGTGTACGGCTTTTGTTGAGTTGCACGGCAACCAGCCCcctgtttttttcttgccaATTTTCCGGCCGGATCGCGTCCGCGGCGGTGGCTACTCGGCACGTCCTCCCGGCGGTTTAGGGCCCCAGCGGTCGGTTGATTCTGGTGCTTTGGGTGACTGTTTTCAGCCGGGAGTTCCGTGGTtgagtgagtgagtgagtgaGGGATATTTTCCGAGTCACAGGTGCTGGGGCTGGTTTGGGACGGTCGGTCGGAAGACCACGGCAAACGCCAGTCGACCGGACTGGCCGCCAGATGCTAGAACATTCTCGCAAACttagttttttttcccACTTGGTTCGTTCCGATGCCATCGCACTTCCCTATCATCCAGAACGTCATGCACCGCTCCCAAAACCGTAAGATCAAAAGATAAGCGGATCCGCACGCCTACCGATCACCGCAACCGATCTCAGATCCGCTCGCTACCGCGGTTTGCTCTCTGAGGGGGGaagggtctgcctccggcggctggggctccgccccagaccctggttgctcctgcttcgcaggagtttttggTTGGGGTCccgacggaacgactcgagcgcagcgagaggagccggggggtctggggcgcagccccagccgccggaggctgacCCCCTTCTCCTCCTGTGAAGACGACGTAATGATATGCGACGGTGTATCAGGTTTGCGAGGTCGAGAGTTCGAGATGACGTCGTTGGGCAGATGGGTCGAGGTGGGAGATGGGTTCGGTCGCAGGTGGTGCGATGAGGAGAGGTGGAGGGCGTGGTTCGCCGTGTTTTGGTGCCATGGGTGTGTGGTTTGTGGGCGTTTGGGGGTTTGTATTGGCTGTGGTTGAGGTGGTTGAGGACCGCAGATGGCCGAGTCGCGTATGTGTGGGACCTGCAGTTGTTCCTGAAGATCGCAGCCAACGTCTGTCAGTCACCTGCCAGGCACACACTGTAATTGAGATACCAGATCTTTGCTCACTGTAGCAATGGAAAAATGCTTTGTTGGAAACAAAGAAAGGGGCTGGTGTTTTGTTTATTCTTTCCTTTGTTGGGTTGTCCGGTTCAgttgctgatatttttaGATTTGACGATGAGCTGAGTTTGGAGtgcagctggtggtgagaaGTGGAGAGAGAGAGTGTGTGTTGGTGGGGGTGTAGCAGGTAGGGTCTGCTGGTAGGAGCTGATATGATAATTGAGGTGTGAATGGGGTGGTAAGGATTTTGTAGCGATTGTGAGTCAatggaaatatcaaatgAGTTTGTCAGTCGGAAATTACAGGATTCAGGTGGTCTTTGTGTCTAGCTCTCTCACTATCGTTCCTGGATAATAGCTGGGGTTGAAGTGTTAAGAAATTTCCCAAATCAATTCAATCAGTTCATTAAATACAATTCAGGTAGATTCAGGGGTCTTCTGGCGAGTATCTCACCGAATATACACTTCTGGGTCTCGGGCCCTGACGACTGGTGTGTCAAGATCACCTCTTTCCTGATGTAGGGAGTTGGGCTGTGCTAAGTGTGTGTCTCATACGAGAAGAACACCAGTCTCGGACTATCAGTCACTCAGCGAGAGTGGAATATCCACCAGAATTCGGATTTAGAAAAAAGTAAAGCTTTTGAGCAACCAGGGGTCTCTCTGGTaggttctgcctccggcggctggggctctgccccagaccccgcagCTCGCTTCGCTAGTTACGCCGAGGTCCACCAGAATTTTCTATTGACGAGGATCCAGGCTGTCTCCTCTGGGAagttctgcctccggcggctggggctctgccccagaccccgtagctcgcttcgctcgttacGAAAGGGTCCCACCCGGTCTTCTTAGAAGGAGCCAACTGATATAGATAACCTCCAGTTCTTTCGCCAAGTTCCTCGCAATTGATATCTGCGGGCCTCTCgaaacgagcgaagcgagctacggggtctggggcagagccccagccgccggaggcagactccGTTGTATCATTTGGTTGCCAGTGAGCTGAACGAATTATCCCGAGTCTGGGATCCAGTAAGGGCCACGTCCCAATAAGTACACTTTAACTCAACTTGCATTGTCTatgatcttcttcaaccaGTCTCTCAGGTACTCTGATCTGATTGGCATTTTCAATCGCTTGTTTAGTTCCAAATACCGTATGGTCATGGAGGCCTGACAGTTTGTCGTCTAGCTCCTGTCGTGACTCTGGTATTTATAGGTGGGCCCTCGTTCATGAGATAAGAGACACTCTCTAGCTAAGCGGTCACGACGACATATCCAACATCCTTACCGTGAAAGtaattttttcaactgGCCATACCGAAACTGTATTAAGGCACTTAACGGTCGACGAGGTCGTAAATTTCAGATCTTTAAGTTTAAGTTGAGAAATTTTCGTTGCAGTACAATTTAATTCTCCGTTGTGGATAACCCACTCTTCAGTTGTGGATTGTAAGCTGTGATCCGTCGAGTTCCAGTTTCTTAGGCGATATGACTTCTGCCAATAGATTATCTTGATCCAGTTACGCTTCGCGACTCTCAAGGTGGTTTACCCTCACAATTCTTCTGTCTGGGAGAAATTTCTCGCTCTAAGAGACCCACCTTCAActtaaaataaatatatataattatatCTAACGAAAATCTGACATATCAGTAGGGGAGTATGTATGCTCTATAGTGGTACTATAAGGGGCCATGAACTTAATTCGAGCCCAAATAACAGTCGTCGTGGATAATCTGGCAAGGTAGAGTGGAGTGTTATTGGTGAAACGCTCTTGGCTGACTGTGTTTTTAATAGTAAATACAGAATTACAATGGCTATTGAATATAGCATTTGAAGTCCGCGGACTGATCCCtgtcctgcctccggcggggctggggcgctgccccagaccccgtagctctTGCTTAGCAGGAGACACTCAGGGACCCCCGCGAAACagactcgagcgcagcgagaggagccacggggtctggggcagagccccagcagccggaggcacacccgaCCCCTGCGGTTCAGGGTCCGGAGCGTCCCTGCATACCACGCCCGTGTATGCAGGCCAGCGGCAGCGATGCCGATAGCGCGGCATGGTAGGGCTATCGTACAGATCTCAGCTATTCGTCAGGAAACAATccaaacacaaacaaacatCCGATATACAGGAGAGGCCCACCCTCGGAATTGGCTGTGTGTCTGTCTTTTTCGATCAAGCGATTGTCTTGGCACCTTTTCACAACCGTATTTGCTGGTCCATTCGAACTGCAGTCCACTCTGCCTACTGCTCTCGACCCTGGCAGCCCTAATTACTTGCAGCCTCAATCGTCTTataccaccacctgctacttcttcttcgtgaTCCTATCGGGTTTCTGCTGTGGTGACCATTTGGTCTTATTCTTTGATCTGGTATCGGTTTATTTTGTAAGTGTGGATGGGGatcttgcctccggcggctggggctccgccccagaccccgtggtgctccaCTTCGTGGAGCGGTTTGGGGGAATGGCGCGGGCTGGTTGTGTTTGTAGTGGCTGTTACTAACAGGTGTGGGTGTAGATTGGGGGTTTTGACGCCAATGGCATTTGAGTGAGTCGAATTGGTTGGTTCTGTTATTGCTACTTCATTCATAAGTCAGGCTGGTTGCAGCTGCGTGAACTAAACATGGGTCAGGTCGCATCGCTGCCAGTAGACCAGGACGCCAGTAGTGGCCAGGAGGGCACTTCACCACCCTCAGGACTGCTACCGGGAATTGCCGTTCGCAACCCCTCGCGGTTTTTCATCCCCTCGATCCAGGTTCTCAGCGGGTCAGACGAGTCACACCCGCTACTGTCAATAACATGTGATCGCAAGACCTCAGCCATAAACGCCATCACATCCACTGGCAGACCACTAGAATTTGTTTTAGTAAGTTTGGATTCAGCTTTTTCGTCAATTTTTTGTCAGCCATTGTGAGACCCTCcctcgacgcccgactcgagcgaagcgagaggagcagcggggtctggggcggagccccagccgccggaggcagtcaccCTACCCCCATAGACTGGGGAGATTCGGTGAGAACCAGTGAGTCGCAGGAGAGGACTAACTGATTGAATAGGATCCGAGCTCGAGCTCGCCTGGGAAACAGCCCAGTTTTCTGTTGAAGGTGCCGTATGGAGAGGAGTTGAAGTTCAAGTTCAGTTTGAACATTTCGGTGAACCACAATGCGCCATTGAGTAATCTGACGTTTGTTTCTGCGTCGTCTGGCAAGGAGTTGAAGAATTTTGTTTCTACAGAACTGTTTCATAATCCCAATCTACAGAATGAGGACAATGTCGTGTTATTAGGAGATGTAGTGGCTCCTGAACCACTTCCTGCAACAAGCAAGACGGGTCCTAGTACCGGTGAGTCCACTTATAATAGTAAAATGCAGTTTACATGGACATGGACTCCACCTCCTGGGTCGTCGTCGGCAAATTCTAATGGATTGGGATATAAAACGTCAGCATGTTTTGCGGAATATGTCAAACGAGACCATTcgctgcagcagctggcaAAGTTCTCGGTATGGGTAGAGTCTCCTCAGGCGGCATTAGGAATAGTGAGACCTTTTTCACCAGTTGGAATGGGTATTAGCGGTATTTCTGGAGTTAGTGGGGTTAGTGGAGTTAGTGGAGTTAGTAGTTTGGACTATGGAGcatctcctgcttctcCCATTGCGGAGACTGGAGCGTTTGGATTTCCTGCTTCGCCAGTTCAAATGCGAGGCCCTATTCCAATTCCACAACGAAGTACTTCTATTAATAAGGGTCctggtggtagtagtagtagtatgTCGCTAGGAGGAGTACCTTTACTGGCGGGAATATTACCAGTGGTTCCACCTGCTACTCTGGCTGAAGAGTCTTTCGGAGCCAGTTCTCCAGATGCAGTTAATACGACATCGGCTCTGAGTGCTGCGATAGCTGTGTCGACTAGTGTAGAAAGTCCGTTGAAAGTGGCAActgcagggtctgggacAGGGTCTGTAGATACGAATGTTCTTCCGAGCCTAGCTCCGGGGGTACCTCCTACACCGACTAATACCGGACCAGGCCCGAAtatttttggtggtggtcttgATATCGGCAATCAGACGATTGTTTCACCACCTCTTGCACCGGTTGGGTCGAGTGGTACGGGAGCCACtacaatggcagcagcagctgctggtggtggtggtggtggttcgTCTACAAATAATTCACATTCACCTATTACTCAAGACACTTTAGCCAGACACGGTCCAGATGTGCCGGTATCGAAAGAATTGCTGGGTCCGTCAGCTTTGGCATACTCGGGTAATATACCAGCTTCTTCGACATCGTCAATTACACTTCAAGATCTTAGCACGCCAGAGTCGATTGGAAAGGTTATtcaaaaagagaaaaatgCCATAACCATTCCAAGACCTGATGACGGATCGGTGTCACAACCTGAAGATGGTCCTTTATTTCGAGCCACAATTGCCAGTCTGGAGAAAAAGACTGGTAACTTAAAGGCCAAGATTAAAAAGCTGCTTAAAAGAGCAGGGTTTTTGTACGAAAGGGAACTGGCGTTTGCAGAGAGTCAGGCTCTGTTTGTCCAGGCACTGACTGAAGCAGCTTCGACAGAAGTTCCTGCCTTTCAGTCGATTGTACAGAACTACTTTGTTAAAAGGCAACGTATGACAGACAGTATCCGAGAATCAGCCTTGGACCTTAATAGCCACGTCATTGAGCCACTGCGGAAGCTTTACGATTTGGAAATCAAGTCGTTTGATACTCGTAAACGAGACTTTGACGACGAATCAAGTCAGTATTATTCGTGGCTTTCTAGATACCTGTCGATGAAACAAGAATCAAAAggcaagaaaaaagatgAGAGTGTTGCCAAGTATcttgaaaagagaaaagctTTCGAGTTGACTCGATTCGACTATTATTCGTACATGCAAGATCTCCATGGAggaagaaaacaacaagaagtaACCTATCAATTGGCACTGTTTGCGGAATCTGAAGTTAATCGATTAATTGCCCTGGGCGACAAGATCCGCAGTTCAGTTAAACCCAATGTCGATGAGGTTGTGAGTGAAGTGAAAAACGCTAATAAAGATTGGTCTAGACAGCGAGCTGAACGAGAAGACAAACGGCGAGCTCTAGAAATGTCTATTATGGCGTCATCTTCCAATGATATTAATGCAAATGACATTCCCATAGCTAATAGCTCTAGATCCCAGCACACTAAAGAGATCAATACCAACCGACACCCATCGCTTCGAATTGCGACAAGCGGGAGTGGCATTGGAATTGGACCAGGTTCTGGTGCTCCACTAACTGGGTCAGTAGCCGTAGTGGCTTCACCGAAAACCAACTCGGCAATTGAAAAAGGTGGCGGATTTCATGAGGATCTGGCCAACGCACCGGAAGATGATTCTGGATATGATtatgacgacgatgaatATATGGCCAATGGCAACactaataataacaacagtAATTTTAACGAAAATGATGGACGTGGAGACGTTTCCACTGGTAATAACACTAATGGTAATAATGAAGAAGGCCGGAAAGAGGGGCTTTTATGGGCAATGTCAAGACCCGGTGGACTAAACGATCCGCTGCCAAACCTGAATAAACAAGGTTGGCATAAATTCTGGGTGGTCTTGGCAGGAGGCAAGCTATGCGAATATACAAATTGGAAGCAAGGGATCGATTTACATAACGAACCAATTAATTTAAAGGTGGCTCTAGTCAGAGAAGCTAGAAATACTGATAGAAGGTTCTGTTTTGAAGTCGTCACCCCGAGTTATAAACGAGTTTATCAGGCGACGAGCGACGACGATCTAAAGTCATGGATTCGAGCTATTAATATTGGCATTACATCGTCTTTAGAGCAGAATGTGAGCTCTAAAGGCAACGAGACTAGTGGCCATAAAACCACCGCCAGCAAGTCATTTAGACGAGTTCTGTCGACGAACTCTGATGTCGATAGAGACTTGAGGGATGCAAGAGATGCAAGAGATGCTAGTGCACGAGCGAAACCCCGCATCGATTCTAAAAGTGGTTCTGGAGCAAATAAAACAGCTGCCAGTTCGACATCTGGATCACTCAACTCGccgggtggtggtgggacAACCGCGACAAGTACTAATCCTacagcaacagctggtTCTGGCAGTGGTAGCAATGAATTACTTGACATTGTTCGCAAACACGATCCCAGTAACAACCAATGTGCAGATTGTGGATCAACTGCCAAGACAGAATGGATCTCAATTAATCTGCTGGTAATTTTGTGTATCGACTGTTCAGGAGTTCATAGATCTTTAGGATCACACATTTCGAAGATCCGATCTCTAACTCTTGATACAGTTTCGTTCACACCCGAACTTATTGAACTTATTCGATcagtcaacaacaaccaaatcAACAGTATCTGGGAAGCACAACTGACAACTCGCCCTGTCATTGGCGACAACAATCGACGATCGTTCATCACCGAAAAGTACGTCGAAAAGAAGTTCATCAAACCTTTAGACCGGCCAAACGCCGAGCTCCGAACTGCTGTTTGTCATCAGGATGTCATGCGTGTATTGGAATCACTGGCTTCCCGAGCCAATCCCAATCTATCTGTGCCTGTAGAACCCAACGGGGTGTCACCAATTGATCCTCCCGGACATTTATCAACGAGTGGAGCTAACCCCGAAGACACTGGCAGCGaacctcttctgctgtttgCACTGAGATGTGCTTCGAAAGATGCTACACTATTCCCCATAGCtgagctgctactgctgaaTTCTGCCACAGTCCCCCTGTCAATTGGCCACGGACTCTCAACCGCTGCCAAAGCATACATCAAGTCCAAAATAGACAAAGAAACTGGCAACAGCGGTCACCGgcctcaacagcagcagcatcccCCTTCACGCCAGCCGTCTAAAACAATCGCTTCTGGCCACTCCAACACCGGCCAAACCGGACCAGGGTCAGTACCCCAAAccgagaagaagaaccaccCCGGGTCCAAGCTTCAAAAGCGACTGAGCGTCAGCTTCTCTGGCGGCAGCGGGTCAACTGGCAAGCATATTTAGTAATCCCTAGACTGAACTTTACTGATCTTTTACGGGCCAGacggtgcctccggcggccgggctccgcccggacccgtagctcctctcgcttcgctcgagtcgttgcttacacggtcccagcagttTTGGCGAAGCTGGAGCCAGGTGTGATTGACTGGGTAAACAAACTAAAGAACCCTGTCAGCAGAATCCAGAAGACATTCAACAGTTTTCACATCACAGGATGAGAATACAGAAATTATGGTTTTCTACAGTGCTTGAGTAAAGAAAATATCAGTTTCAAAGGGTCTCCAAGAACTGAATTCAGTTCCGAAAGTCCCAATACCACAACTATTGAAAGTGTTCAGCTTGGGAGTTCAAATCCACTGTGTAAATTTCAAACCCGTATTGACACAGTGTCACCCAGCTACTCAGAGATATGGATAATATGCTCAAAAATAATACACAACGAGGTTCGGTGGTAGCATCGATACTTGGATTAATGAAGTTGGATCCGGCTGGACCAATACCAGTATCAATTCCAAGCTATCCAATGAACAGTGTGCTATATTTTGAAAGTCTCTCTCCGCCTGTAGCGGTGCCACAGCGAAGTTTTAAGAATATCAAGATCCAAGCTCAAGTCCCGTTTCTATTCAATCCTACTCTAAAAGTCTATGTTTACGATGAGCTTTTAGAAATGTAATGCTTTAATATCATAGATTAGAAGCAAGATCTGATCTCAAAAGTCGGTATAGCGAAAGGGATGAGCCCAGCCTCTATCAAATATACATGCTTGTAACAAATAAGAagtagattttttttaattgatGGGGGGCTTCCTTTACTTTTAGTAGAAATGACTTGATCTCTGATAGTGACGCCTATAGTCTTACCTGGAGCTCGTtgcctgctgctgaaaacaCTATCATCTCTTCCCAAAGGATCGTACTCTGATTATTGCTACACAGGAATTTCGACCCCGCTTCTTACACCTAGAATAACACTGAACCAGTTACTTCTTACACTTGAAAACTGATGTAACACTACAGTGGGTCTCCATTTGAGTCACATAAGTTAAATTATTTGCCTTCCACAAATTTAGCTGCATAATCATCTGGATTCAACATTGCAACACACACATCGGCCCTTTTCTTATTTTGTGTTTGGTAATtagtctgcctccggcgactggggctctgccccagaccctggttgtgctcgcttcgcgagcgggTGGGGGGAGGGCAAAATGGGTTGGAAGGGAATTTGGAGGGTGAGGGGAGGGGGTCCTTGGATGTGGGTCCAGTTGCCAGGGCTCAAACAGCAGCTATAGGAGAAGTAGCACGATGTCAGCATCACGACTACTGTCACCGCTATAGGACCCACCACTACCTACTCTCCAAAATCTCACTCtcatttcttcttcaccaattAATTTCTGATATCCCGGTAAACCCCCATCAATCACGTgactacccctgagataGCCCCATCCAGACGAGCACCGTCAGGGGGCCAATCCTGAGCAGCCTCCGGAGGCTgggggctctgccccagaccccgtagctcctgcttcgcaggagatccAGGCACCGtagacgcccgactcgagcgcagcgagaggagcagcggggtctggggcggagccccagccgccggaggcaccccGGCCCCTCGTGAGGAATTTATCAGTGAATCAGACTATAGTGAGTATGAAACCAAGGGCCGGTATcaggggggaggggggcaAAAGCCGAGGCTTTTAATGGATGTGTCAAACATTGAGATTAAACACGTTATTTAGAGCCCCTGAAACAAGCAGACGAAACCAATATCAGTTTCATGCAGACAATGTCTTGTTTCATAATTAAGCTTAACCGAGAAGGAAATTATTTAGGGTGAGacttttaatttaattgaCTTCAGTGGGATTTTTAGGTTTGGTTCCTGAATTGTAGGCGGACCATCGCCATGGCGATCGTAACAGGGTTTTCAAACATGTCAGCGCGGCTTTTGTCTGGGAAAGGAAGGTTCCCCTGGCGGTGAATCAAACCGATTTCACCTTTTGACGGATTATGGTTTGTTGTCCTTATTTTGTGGGTGCAACAAGTTTCAGGCGCCCAGGAACCGTACAGATCAATGTCTGAGAGTGTGGCACTAGTCGGATGTGAAACAGACCAACCTGAGACACTGATGGTACTATTTCAGTCAGTCATTCTCATTCCTGCCGTCCGATCGGATGTGTTCAGATTGATTGCAGTACCATCGGACCCCTCACCCCGCCCTGATTTCCTAATAGTATTACCTGGTTGGTtatcagaaacaaaattaacaaaaatgaaaagaaaaaaatcgaaTACGGAAGTTTTGGCGTTTATTAGATCCAAGCTCTAGGTCAGGCTGATCTAATCCCGATTGACCGAAAGTCGTCGTGGTCTGTGTGCTCTACCTGGTTCGTCTCAATCTGTCATTGGCTACCTTTATTTACTGATTTACCAATACTGGATAAGTACCAAGCTCCTATGGACCAAAACAGGACACATCCGAGGCGGTTTGGCGTAAACCCCCGTATTAAATTGGGGGTACGAATTACGGGGGTACGACAGGGTCTGTTCACGATGGGgctcttgctgctgctgctgctgcacccACGCCCCAAACCACACATCCACACGCTCCGTCGAATTGGGCCAGCGATTTGCGCGGAATATGGGGCGGCGGACCAGCAACCCTGGCCGCAGCCGGTGGCTTGGGGTACttcaagttttttttttttgacggGTGTGCCTGGCTACCGGCTTTCGTGCGTGCTGCGGGCTGCCTCCTGCGAAGTGGTTGCTCTTGCAGCAGAGGCCTCCCCCCTAGGAGTGGtgggggcatgcctccggcggctggggctctgccccagaccctggttgctcctcgaGCTGCGCTCGAGGAGGTTGTACCCCCACGGCCCGTCTCGCCCCCACCGTCTCTCCGgcctctcctgcgaagcaggagcaaccagggtctggggcggagccccagccgccggaggcatgccccccccccccccccttTGGCCCCCACTGCAGGTGCGTGTGTGGCCCCCCCGGGCGTGCTTGACGGCGGGGGTTTGGCCTGATCAGAAGCTGCAGTCACCCGAATCGACGGTTTCTAT
The Sugiyamaella lignohabitans strain CBS 10342 chromosome A, complete sequence genome window above contains:
- the AGE1 gene encoding Age1p (ADP-ribosylation factor (ARF) GTPase activating protein (GAP) effector; involved in the secretory and endocytic pathways; contains C2C2H2 cysteine/histidine motif; GO_component: GO:0005737 - cytoplasm [Evidence IEA,IEA]; GO_component: GO:0005737 - cytoplasm [Evidence IDA] [PMID 14562095]; GO_component: GO:0005768 - endosome [Evidence IDA] [PMID 21135091]; GO_component: GO:0005802 - trans-Golgi network [Evidence IDA] [PMID 21135091]; GO_function: GO:0008060 - ARF GTPase activator activity [Evidence IEA]; GO_function: GO:0008060 - ARF GTPase activator activity [Evidence IDA] [PMID 12627398]; GO_function: GO:0008060 - ARF GTPase activator activity [Evidence IGI,ISS] [PMID 9677411]; GO_function: GO:0005096 - GTPase activator activity [Evidence IEA]; GO_function: GO:0046872 - metal ion binding [Evidence IEA]; GO_function: GO:0005543 - phospholipid binding [Evidence IDA] [PMID 21135091]; GO_function: GO:0008270 - zinc ion binding [Evidence IEA]; GO_process: GO:0006888 - ER to Golgi vesicle-mediated transport [Evidence IGI,ISS] [PMID 9677411]; GO_process: GO:0006891 - intra-Golgi vesicle-mediated transport [Evidence IGI,ISS] [PMID 9677411]; GO_process: GO:0043547 - positive regulation of GTPase activity [Evidence IEA,IEA]; GO_process: GO:0015031 - protein transport [Evidence IEA]; GO_process: GO:0032312 - regulation of ARF GTPase activity [Evidence IEA]; GO_process: GO:0006810 - transport [Evidence IEA]), whose protein sequence is MQFTWTWTPPPGSSSANSNGLGYKTSACFAEYVKRDHSLQQLAKFSVWVESPQAALGIVRPFSPVGMGISGISGVSGVSGVSGVSSLDYGASPASPIAETGAFGFPASPVQMRGPIPIPQRSTSINKGPGGSSSSMSLGGVPLLAGILPVVPPATLAEESFGASSPDAVNTTSALSAAIAVSTSVESPLKVATAGSGTGSVDTNVLPSLAPGVPPTPTNTGPGPNIFGGGLDIGNQTIVSPPLAPVGSSGTGATTMAAAAAGGGGGGSSTNNSHSPITQDTLARHGPDVPVSKELLGPSALAYSGNIPASSTSSITLQDLSTPESIGKVIQKEKNAITIPRPDDGSVSQPEDGPLFRATIASLEKKTGNLKAKIKKLLKRAGFLYERELAFAESQALFVQALTEAASTEVPAFQSIVQNYFVKRQRMTDSIRESALDLNSHVIEPLRKLYDLEIKSFDTRKRDFDDESSQYYSWLSRYLSMKQESKGKKKDESVAKYLEKRKAFELTRFDYYSYMQDLHGGRKQQEVTYQLALFAESEVNRLIALGDKIRSSVKPNVDEVVSEVKNANKDWSRQRAEREDKRRALEMSIMASSSNDINANDIPIANSSRSQHTKEINTNRHPSLRIATSGSGIGIGPGSGAPLTGSVAVVASPKTNSAIEKGGGFHEDLANAPEDDSGYDYDDDEYMANGNTNNNNSNFNENDGRGDVSTGNNTNGNNEEGRKEGLLWAMSRPGGLNDPLPNLNKQGWHKFWVVLAGGKLCEYTNWKQGIDLHNEPINLKVALVREARNTDRRFCFEVVTPSYKRVYQATSDDDLKSWIRAINIGITSSLEQNVSSKGNETSGHKTTASKSFRRVLSTNSDVDRDLRDARDARDASARAKPRIDSKSGSGANKTAASSTSGSLNSPGGGGTTATSTNPTATAGSGSGSNELLDIVRKHDPSNNQCADCGSTAKTEWISINLLVILCIDCSGVHRSLGSHISKIRSLTLDTVSFTPELIELIRSVNNNQINSIWEAQLTTRPVIGDNNRRSFITEKYVEKKFIKPLDRPNAELRTAVCHQDVMRVLESLASRANPNLSVPVEPNGVSPIDPPGHLSTSGANPEDTGSEPLLLFALRCASKDATLFPIAELLLLNSATVPLSIGHGLSTAAKAYIKSKIDKETGNSGHRPQQQQHPPSRQPSKTIASGHSNTGQTGPGSVPQTEKKNHPGSKLQKRLSVSFSGGSGSTGKHI